A genomic segment from Janthinobacterium sp. 64 encodes:
- a CDS encoding DUF2167 domain-containing protein has protein sequence MLKRLLTALLCLTLSGLTAAAPAEEKAAAPEMTAEQFLAQLHLQRGKITLPGGIATLDLPANFRYLSPTDAERVLVDAWGNPPGMVSLGMIVPAKTSVLERDSWGVIVTYEKEGHIKDDDADSIKYDELLKDMQASVLDNNAERKKQGYPGIHLMGWAEKPSYAKDTHKLYWAKDLMVDGGEHSLNYNVRVLGREGVLNLNAIASMQQIEAIKKEMQQVTAFTEFTDGNRYTDFDSKTDKVAEYGLAALVAGGVASKLGLFGKLLALLLAFKKVLLLAVVGGGAAIVKFFSGKRKDKPAPQAEPAEQPSHAPDGKVNLDK, from the coding sequence ATGTTGAAACGCCTGCTGACAGCCTTGCTGTGCCTGACCCTCTCCGGCCTGACGGCTGCCGCCCCTGCTGAAGAGAAGGCAGCGGCACCGGAAATGACGGCCGAGCAATTCCTTGCCCAGTTGCACCTGCAACGCGGCAAGATCACTTTGCCGGGCGGCATCGCCACCCTGGATTTGCCCGCCAACTTCCGCTATTTGTCGCCGACGGACGCCGAGCGCGTGCTGGTCGATGCCTGGGGCAATCCACCGGGCATGGTATCGCTGGGCATGATCGTGCCCGCCAAGACCAGCGTGCTGGAGCGCGATAGCTGGGGTGTCATCGTCACGTATGAAAAGGAAGGCCATATCAAGGATGACGATGCGGACAGCATCAAATATGACGAATTGCTCAAGGATATGCAGGCATCCGTGCTGGACAATAACGCGGAGCGCAAGAAGCAGGGTTATCCCGGCATCCATTTGATGGGCTGGGCGGAAAAACCCAGCTATGCCAAGGATACGCACAAGCTGTACTGGGCCAAGGACCTGATGGTCGATGGCGGCGAGCATTCGCTGAACTACAACGTGCGCGTGCTGGGCCGCGAAGGCGTGCTGAACCTGAACGCGATCGCCAGCATGCAACAGATCGAAGCGATCAAGAAAGAAATGCAGCAAGTGACGGCGTTCACGGAATTTACCGACGGTAACCGCTACACGGATTTCGACAGCAAGACGGACAAGGTGGCTGAATACGGCCTGGCGGCACTGGTGGCGGGCGGCGTGGCCAGCAAGCTGGGCCTGTTTGGCAAGTTGCTGGCGCTGCTGCTGGCCTTCAAGAAAGTGCTGCTCCTGGCCGTCGTGGGCGGCGGCGCGGCCATCGTCAAGTTCTTCAGCGGCAAGCGCAAGGACAAGCCGGCGCCGCAGGCCGAACCTGCGGAACAGCCTAGCCATGCGCCGGATGGCAAGGTGAATCTGGACAAGTAA
- a CDS encoding NADH:flavin oxidoreductase/NADH oxidase: protein MSQLFTPYALGPLHVANRIAIAPMCQYSADNGNATDWHMIHLGHLALSGAGLLMTEATAVSPEGRISADDLGLWSDANQAALAKVVQAIRRHSPIPLVVQLGHAGRKASSRAPWEGGACVHLAEGGWQTVAPSAIAHAPGETVPIALDEMGLLQIKGAFVAAAQRVHALGIEGIELHAAHGYLLHQFLSPLSNQRTDAYGGSLENRMRFPLEVLEAVRAAVPDSVAVGVRISATDWVEGGWEIEQSVRFAQELKQLGADFIHVSSGGISPQQQIPVGPGYQVAFAERIKRDSGLPTISVGLITEAQQAQDIIVNGQSDMVALARAILFDPRWPWHAAAQLGAQVQAPPQYWRSQPREFKNLFGDTTLGQR, encoded by the coding sequence ATGAGCCAGCTATTCACGCCATATGCCCTTGGCCCCTTGCACGTTGCCAACCGCATCGCCATCGCGCCCATGTGCCAGTACTCGGCTGACAACGGCAACGCCACCGACTGGCACATGATCCACCTGGGCCACCTGGCCCTGTCCGGCGCGGGCTTGCTGATGACGGAAGCGACGGCCGTCTCGCCCGAGGGACGCATCTCGGCCGATGACCTGGGCCTGTGGTCGGACGCGAATCAGGCTGCGCTGGCCAAGGTGGTGCAGGCGATCCGCCGCCACTCGCCGATTCCGCTGGTGGTGCAGCTGGGCCACGCGGGACGCAAGGCGTCGAGCCGCGCGCCCTGGGAAGGCGGTGCCTGCGTGCACCTGGCCGAGGGCGGCTGGCAAACGGTGGCGCCATCCGCCATCGCCCACGCACCGGGCGAAACGGTGCCGATCGCACTCGATGAGATGGGTTTGTTGCAAATCAAGGGCGCCTTTGTCGCGGCCGCCCAGCGCGTGCATGCGCTCGGTATCGAGGGCATCGAACTGCACGCGGCGCACGGCTATCTGCTGCACCAGTTTTTGTCGCCCCTGTCGAATCAGCGCACGGATGCGTATGGCGGCAGCCTGGAAAACCGCATGCGCTTTCCACTGGAAGTGCTTGAGGCCGTGCGCGCCGCCGTGCCTGACTCGGTGGCCGTGGGCGTACGCATTTCCGCCACCGACTGGGTCGAAGGCGGCTGGGAAATCGAGCAAAGCGTGCGCTTCGCGCAGGAACTCAAGCAGCTGGGCGCCGACTTTATCCACGTCTCCAGCGGCGGGATTTCGCCGCAGCAGCAAATCCCCGTGGGACCCGGCTACCAGGTGGCGTTTGCCGAGCGCATCAAGCGCGACAGCGGCCTGCCTACGATTAGCGTGGGCTTGATCACGGAGGCGCAGCAGGCGCAAGACATCATCGTCAACGGCCAGTCCGACATGGTGGCGCTGGCGCGCGCCATCCTGTTCGACCCGCGCTGGCCCTGGCATGCGGCAGCCCAGCTGGGTGCGCAAGTGCAGGCGCCGCCGCAGTACTGGCGCTCGCAGCCGCGCGAATTCAAGAACCTGTTCGGCGACACGACCCTGGGCCAGCGCTGA
- a CDS encoding glycine zipper 2TM domain-containing protein, whose product MNTTTTASRIHPLMAGAAISVTVLCLVGAASITGILPNSRANVPATPAIPADVAALAAPVAAPVAAPVVAQAAPAPAPAPVVHKRVVHHTPVAQARPAYNDNNDGYRDTAYREPVRQPQPVPAPAPAQPNYVGIGTGAVIGGLIGNQVGGGRGKALATVAGVIGGGMLGNAVQNQVQQPQR is encoded by the coding sequence ATGAACACGACGACTACCGCCAGCCGCATCCACCCCTTGATGGCCGGCGCCGCCATTTCCGTGACGGTCCTGTGCCTGGTGGGCGCGGCGTCCATCACCGGTATCCTGCCCAATTCGCGGGCGAACGTGCCGGCCACGCCAGCCATTCCTGCCGACGTGGCGGCCTTGGCAGCACCTGTGGCCGCACCGGTTGCCGCGCCCGTCGTCGCACAAGCCGCCCCGGCACCGGCACCGGCGCCCGTCGTGCACAAGCGCGTCGTGCACCACACGCCAGTGGCGCAGGCGCGTCCTGCCTACAATGACAACAACGATGGCTACCGCGACACGGCCTACCGCGAACCCGTGCGCCAGCCGCAGCCAGTGCCTGCGCCGGCGCCAGCACAACCGAACTACGTGGGCATCGGCACGGGCGCCGTCATCGGCGGCTTGATCGGCAATCAAGTCGGTGGCGGCCGCGGCAAGGCGCTGGCAACGGTGGCCGGCGTGATCGGCGGCGGCATGCTGGGCAATGCGGTGCAGAACCAGGTGCAACAGCCACAACGTTAA
- a CDS encoding NAD-glutamate dehydrogenase domain-containing protein, with translation MNHTPQDLRTQTLELINAAGNANKAAAPVVQLVQAWLDSLDAEDLADIAPDSLAPVLVDGFTQAAKRTGTGCQIATLRYADGRGGMASALLILNEDMPYLVDSIVMAMRRQHLAVRGVMNTVLPVRRAADGSVEAVRQPGDPLESYVLVLLDEELEPQALAALVAAIDMVARDAAIVRRDAAAMSERLATVATAAAQHGEEGAEVAAFLEWARSGGFEVFGYAYYRVKPGVRELERDIPSRVGVLQDTAHPVYGTCLANIPGDFDTLAKRDSALSIVKADVAGTLHRDQQLDFIGVRDMDAQGAILGEHCFVGLFTRAGNSTPLAALPFARGRVAKVLSLAGVRQQGFRAEKFREILESLPRTEALEADLDWLAQVCGAVVSLYKQPRTKVFARRDVYARHLNVLVYLPRERYSASVASSLAKALQASSGATHVSTQTLVADGPLARVYLIAHAARYPLDLETDIEQPLLGVLDGWHNGFAAVADAVPDVALRTSLRKLCATLPLDYVAATAPAVAFRDLDTILRNTDPAHVAVRIETGAVTTIRLYSANKVPPLSTILPALHNAGVAIDREQAYSVSLSDGTRYFITSLTVDAASAAKLAQPSVVAVAQELFAALFNDTAEDGRLNGLVIEGGLSTREVQLVRAYTSYWRQTGSRFSVRYIAESLRKQPAQVKALVEAFLQRFDPALSGAQHAAALESIAAIKAGLPSVNHADTEEILGALADLMAATLRTSYFQNNQQGDKIIFKFDTSSLALVPEPRPYREIFVFSRRFEGVHLRGGPVARGGLRWSDRMEDYRTEVLGLVKAQMVKNAVIVPAGAKGGFVCKMMPKDAVRETIAAEGEAVYRLFISSLLEVTDNRSLGNIVPPVDTVCFDDADPYLVVAADKGTATFSDIANGIAVQRGFWLGDAFASGGSNGYDHKKLGITAKGAFEAVKRHFYEMDHDLNTTPITMVGVGDMSGDVFGNGVLLSRQLKLVAAFDHRHIFLDPTPDVAVSFEERARLFALPRSSWDDYNKELISAGGGVYPRSARTIELSPQIRAALDIAETALAPEELMHRILKSPVDLFYNGGIGTYIKASTESHAQVKDRANDHIRVSGNELRVKVVAEGGNLGATQAGRIEFALAGGRIFTDAIDNSAGVDCSDHEVNVKIWLDVEVNAGKLTEEERNRELYAMTDDVERLVLRDNTQQTHLLVRELQAQGESAVQDGYAALIASLEEEGALSRELEQLPSVAELARRKLDNRGLTTPELAVVIANVKNRFKRILSALPLTDETWAEPVLKPYFPSLLVETRSALDHPLANAILATVLANEVINRCGPLMIRNLAAEHGVDESSVILAWGQAWVALNLAPVFDALDADALTIPRDVSIKVDAQTRVLQQTMIAGVLSVPAEQLRGAGLAELTRLFGAESKRELLKAVGIKSEAAQVAGLTPAFVQAWDAVDALEVVAGFLFPALSVPRPASMDLAAFLQVGLALRSQAGIDTLERGLKLAAQGKSQEQLRNYAQQALRRTQQRLLTQVLARAEQGNAGQAVDAVTGALGLSAYVAATELEQAMLDVWTLSEAVNKITAKTPAEAAV, from the coding sequence ATGAATCACACGCCACAAGATTTGCGCACACAAACGCTGGAGCTGATTAACGCGGCTGGCAATGCGAACAAGGCGGCAGCGCCTGTCGTACAACTGGTGCAGGCATGGCTCGACTCGCTCGACGCCGAAGACCTGGCCGATATCGCGCCCGACAGCCTGGCGCCCGTGCTGGTCGACGGTTTTACGCAAGCGGCCAAGCGCACCGGTACCGGCTGCCAGATCGCCACCCTGCGCTATGCGGATGGCCGTGGCGGCATGGCGAGCGCCTTGCTGATCCTGAACGAAGACATGCCTTACCTGGTCGACTCCATCGTCATGGCCATGCGCCGCCAGCACCTGGCCGTGCGCGGCGTGATGAACACCGTGCTGCCCGTGCGCCGCGCCGCTGACGGTAGCGTCGAAGCGGTGCGCCAGCCGGGCGACCCGCTCGAATCGTATGTGCTGGTGCTGCTCGACGAAGAGCTGGAGCCGCAAGCCCTGGCTGCGCTGGTCGCCGCCATCGACATGGTCGCGCGTGACGCGGCCATCGTGCGCCGCGATGCTGCCGCCATGAGCGAGCGCCTGGCCACCGTCGCCACGGCTGCAGCGCAGCATGGCGAAGAAGGCGCGGAAGTGGCGGCCTTCCTGGAGTGGGCGCGCAGCGGCGGCTTTGAAGTATTCGGTTACGCCTACTACCGCGTCAAGCCGGGCGTGCGCGAACTCGAACGCGACATTCCTAGCCGCGTCGGCGTGCTGCAGGATACGGCGCACCCGGTCTACGGCACCTGCCTGGCGAACATCCCCGGCGACTTCGACACCCTGGCCAAGCGCGACTCGGCGCTGTCCATCGTCAAGGCCGACGTGGCGGGCACGTTGCACCGCGACCAGCAGCTCGATTTCATCGGCGTGCGCGACATGGATGCGCAAGGCGCGATCCTGGGCGAGCATTGCTTCGTCGGCTTGTTTACCCGCGCGGGCAACTCCACCCCGCTGGCGGCGCTGCCGTTTGCGCGCGGCCGCGTGGCCAAGGTACTGAGCCTGGCCGGCGTGCGCCAGCAAGGCTTCCGCGCCGAGAAATTCCGCGAAATCCTTGAGTCCTTGCCGCGCACGGAAGCGCTGGAAGCGGACCTCGACTGGCTGGCGCAAGTGTGCGGCGCCGTCGTCTCGCTGTACAAGCAGCCGCGCACCAAGGTCTTCGCGCGCCGCGACGTGTATGCGCGCCACCTGAACGTGCTGGTCTACCTGCCGCGCGAGCGTTACAGCGCCAGCGTGGCATCGAGCCTGGCGAAAGCCCTGCAAGCCAGTTCCGGCGCCACGCACGTCAGCACGCAAACCCTGGTGGCCGACGGCCCCCTGGCGCGCGTCTACCTGATCGCGCATGCCGCCCGCTATCCGCTGGATCTGGAAACGGATATCGAACAGCCGCTCCTTGGCGTGCTCGATGGCTGGCATAACGGCTTTGCCGCCGTGGCCGACGCCGTGCCCGACGTGGCCCTGCGCACCAGCCTGCGCAAACTTTGCGCGACTTTGCCGCTCGATTACGTGGCCGCCACCGCGCCGGCCGTCGCCTTCCGCGACCTCGACACCATCCTGCGCAATACCGATCCGGCGCACGTGGCCGTGCGCATCGAGACGGGCGCCGTCACCACGATTCGCCTGTACTCGGCCAACAAGGTGCCGCCGCTGTCGACCATCCTGCCGGCGCTGCACAATGCGGGCGTGGCCATCGACCGTGAACAGGCATACTCGGTGTCGCTGTCCGACGGCACGCGCTATTTCATCACCAGCCTGACGGTCGATGCGGCCAGCGCGGCGAAACTGGCGCAGCCATCCGTCGTCGCCGTGGCGCAGGAACTGTTTGCCGCCCTGTTCAACGACACGGCCGAAGATGGCCGCCTGAATGGCCTCGTCATCGAAGGCGGCTTGTCGACGCGCGAAGTGCAGCTGGTGCGCGCCTACACCAGCTACTGGCGCCAGACGGGCAGCCGCTTCTCGGTGCGCTACATCGCCGAAAGCCTGCGCAAGCAGCCGGCCCAGGTCAAAGCCCTGGTCGAAGCGTTCCTGCAGCGCTTCGATCCAGCGCTGTCCGGCGCGCAGCACGCGGCAGCCCTGGAAAGCATTGCCGCCATCAAGGCTGGCCTGCCATCCGTGAACCACGCCGATACCGAGGAAATCCTCGGCGCGCTGGCCGACCTGATGGCCGCCACCCTGCGCACCAGCTACTTCCAGAACAATCAACAAGGCGACAAGATCATCTTCAAGTTCGACACCAGCAGCCTGGCGCTGGTGCCGGAACCGCGTCCTTACCGCGAGATTTTCGTCTTCTCGCGCCGCTTTGAAGGCGTGCACCTGCGCGGCGGCCCCGTCGCCCGCGGCGGCTTGCGCTGGTCCGACCGCATGGAAGACTACCGCACCGAAGTCTTGGGCCTCGTCAAGGCGCAGATGGTCAAGAACGCCGTCATCGTGCCGGCCGGCGCGAAGGGCGGTTTCGTCTGCAAGATGATGCCGAAGGACGCCGTGCGTGAAACCATCGCGGCAGAAGGCGAAGCCGTCTACCGCCTGTTCATTTCCAGCCTGCTGGAAGTGACGGACAACCGCTCGCTGGGCAATATCGTCCCGCCAGTCGACACCGTCTGCTTCGATGACGCCGACCCTTACCTGGTGGTGGCGGCCGACAAGGGCACGGCCACGTTCTCAGACATCGCCAACGGCATCGCCGTGCAGCGCGGTTTCTGGCTCGGCGACGCGTTCGCCTCGGGCGGTTCGAACGGTTACGACCACAAGAAACTGGGCATCACCGCCAAGGGCGCATTCGAAGCCGTCAAGCGCCACTTCTATGAAATGGACCACGACCTCAATACCACCCCGATCACCATGGTCGGCGTGGGCGACATGTCGGGCGACGTGTTCGGCAACGGCGTACTGCTGTCGCGCCAGCTGAAACTGGTGGCCGCGTTCGACCACCGCCACATCTTCCTCGACCCGACACCGGACGTCGCCGTCTCGTTCGAGGAACGCGCGCGCCTGTTCGCCTTGCCGCGCTCTTCGTGGGACGACTACAACAAGGAGCTGATCTCGGCCGGCGGTGGCGTGTATCCACGCTCCGCCCGCACGATCGAGCTGTCGCCGCAAATCCGCGCCGCGCTCGATATCGCGGAAACTGCGCTGGCGCCGGAAGAACTGATGCACCGCATCCTGAAATCCCCGGTGGACCTGTTCTACAACGGCGGCATCGGCACCTACATCAAGGCGTCGACAGAGAGCCACGCGCAAGTGAAGGACCGCGCAAATGACCACATCCGCGTCAGCGGCAATGAGCTGCGCGTGAAAGTGGTGGCCGAAGGGGGGAATTTGGGTGCGACGCAGGCGGGCCGTATCGAGTTCGCGCTGGCCGGTGGCCGCATCTTCACCGACGCGATCGACAACTCGGCCGGCGTGGATTGCTCGGACCATGAAGTGAACGTGAAAATCTGGCTGGACGTGGAAGTCAACGCGGGTAAGCTGACGGAAGAAGAACGCAATCGCGAGCTGTATGCGATGACGGACGACGTCGAGCGCCTGGTCTTGCGCGACAACACGCAGCAGACGCATTTGCTGGTGCGCGAGTTGCAGGCGCAAGGCGAAAGCGCCGTGCAGGATGGCTATGCCGCCCTGATCGCCAGCCTGGAAGAAGAGGGTGCCCTGTCGCGCGAGCTGGAGCAGCTGCCGTCGGTGGCCGAACTGGCGCGCCGCAAGCTGGATAACCGTGGCCTGACCACGCCGGAACTGGCGGTGGTGATCGCCAACGTGAAGAACCGCTTCAAGCGCATCCTTTCCGCGCTGCCGTTGACGGACGAAACGTGGGCCGAACCGGTCTTGAAACCGTACTTCCCGTCCTTGCTGGTGGAAACGCGTTCGGCGCTCGACCATCCGCTGGCCAACGCCATTCTGGCGACCGTGCTGGCCAATGAAGTGATCAACCGCTGCGGCCCGCTGATGATCCGCAACCTGGCGGCGGAACACGGCGTGGACGAATCAAGCGTGATCCTGGCCTGGGGCCAGGCCTGGGTGGCGCTGAACCTGGCGCCCGTGTTCGACGCGCTCGATGCGGATGCCTTGACGATTCCACGCGACGTGTCGATCAAGGTCGATGCGCAAACGCGCGTGCTGCAGCAAACGATGATCGCCGGCGTCTTGTCGGTGCCGGCCGAGCAATTGCGTGGCGCCGGCCTGGCCGAACTGACGCGTTTGTTCGGTGCGGAATCGAAGCGCGAACTGCTCAAAGCCGTTGGCATCAAGTCGGAAGCGGCGCAGGTAGCCGGCTTGACGCCGGCCTTCGTGCAGGCGTGGGATGCGGTCGACGCGCTGGAAGTCGTCGCCGGCTTCCTGTTCCCGGCCCTGTCCGTGCCGCGTCCTGCTTCGATGGACCTGGCGGCCTTTTTGCAAGTGGGCCTGGCCCTGCGCAGCCAGGCAGGCATCGACACGCTGGAACGTGGCCTGAAGCTGGCCGCGCAAGGCAAGTCGCAGGAGCAGTTGCGCAACTACGCGCAGCAAGCGCTGCGCCGCACGCAACAGCGTTTGCTGACGCAGGTGCTGGCACGCGCCGAGCAAGGCAATGCGGGCCAGGCCGTCGATGCGGTGACGGGCGCGCTGGGCCTGTCGGCCTATGTGGCGGCGACGGAACTGGAGCAAGCCATGCTGGACGTGTGGACCTTGTCGGAAGCCGTGAATAAAATCACGGCGAAAACCCCAGCGGAAGCGGCGGTGTAA
- a CDS encoding ATP-binding cassette domain-containing protein codes for MPALLQLDRLSFVLPDGRALFSDLQFSFAPQRIGLVGDNGVGKSVLARLLAGRAQPSSGAVRCDGSVHYVAQELDPQRYPTVAALAGVSSLLAALARIAAGSVDEADYALVGERWDAPARLRQALDEIGLPHVGAGTPTSRLSGGERQRVALQGAWLSQADWLVLDEPSNHLDAQQRARLVAQMARWPGGLLLVSHDRGLLQHVDAIVELSPQGLRSYGGNYAMYAQQRALEQAGYVAALQAEKAGARREQREAQQQAERQQKRVIRGERDGREGNQSKLLLDARKEKSQDSQGKLRLRAQEAQQARQQRVSDASARCAPEMERLLLAPDSAVPNGKLILELRDLVLPYGQAQALDLLLSGPRRLAVTGDNGSGKSTLLRVIAGQLTPASGELRCHARVAWLDQHAGLQDGECSAVQRVQKRNSTLAEGDLRTRLALLGIAGARATMPSRLLSGGERMKVALAAELYALAPPQLLLLDEPDNHLDLASLQALEQMLLQYRGALLVVSHDQAFLQAINLDPEGLTLQK; via the coding sequence ATGCCCGCATTACTACAACTCGACCGTCTTTCCTTCGTGCTGCCCGATGGCCGCGCCCTGTTTTCCGATCTGCAATTTTCTTTTGCCCCGCAACGTATCGGCCTCGTCGGCGATAACGGCGTGGGCAAGAGCGTGCTGGCCCGCCTGCTGGCAGGCCGGGCGCAGCCGTCTTCCGGCGCCGTGCGCTGCGACGGCAGCGTCCATTACGTGGCGCAGGAACTCGATCCGCAGCGCTATCCCACCGTGGCGGCGCTCGCTGGCGTGAGCAGCTTGCTGGCGGCGCTGGCGCGCATCGCGGCAGGCAGCGTCGATGAAGCCGACTACGCCCTGGTGGGAGAGCGCTGGGATGCCCCCGCCCGCCTGCGTCAGGCGCTCGACGAGATCGGCCTGCCGCATGTCGGCGCCGGCACGCCGACGAGTCGCCTCAGCGGCGGCGAGCGCCAGCGCGTCGCCCTGCAAGGCGCCTGGCTGTCGCAGGCGGACTGGCTGGTGCTCGATGAACCGAGCAACCATCTCGATGCGCAGCAGCGCGCCCGTCTGGTGGCGCAGATGGCGCGCTGGCCCGGCGGCTTGCTGCTGGTCAGCCATGACCGCGGCTTGCTGCAGCACGTCGATGCAATCGTCGAGTTGTCGCCGCAGGGCTTGCGCAGCTATGGCGGCAATTACGCGATGTATGCGCAGCAGCGCGCGCTGGAGCAGGCCGGCTACGTTGCCGCCCTGCAGGCGGAAAAGGCCGGCGCCAGACGCGAACAGCGCGAAGCGCAGCAGCAGGCCGAACGCCAGCAGAAACGGGTGATACGCGGTGAAAGGGACGGCCGCGAAGGCAATCAAAGCAAGCTGCTGCTCGACGCGCGCAAGGAGAAAAGCCAGGATAGCCAGGGCAAGCTGCGCCTGCGCGCGCAAGAGGCGCAGCAGGCGCGCCAGCAAAGGGTGTCGGATGCCAGCGCCCGCTGCGCGCCCGAGATGGAGCGCCTGTTGCTGGCGCCCGACAGTGCCGTGCCGAACGGCAAGCTGATCCTGGAGCTGCGCGATCTGGTCTTGCCCTATGGCCAGGCGCAAGCGCTGGATCTGCTTCTCAGCGGGCCGCGCCGCCTGGCCGTGACGGGTGACAATGGCAGCGGCAAGTCGACCCTGCTGCGCGTGATCGCCGGACAGCTGACACCGGCCAGCGGCGAGCTGCGCTGTCATGCGCGGGTGGCCTGGCTGGACCAGCATGCGGGACTGCAAGACGGCGAGTGCAGCGCCGTGCAGCGCGTGCAAAAACGCAACAGCACGTTGGCGGAAGGGGACTTGCGCACGCGGCTGGCGCTGCTGGGCATTGCCGGCGCGCGCGCCACCATGCCCAGCCGTTTGCTCAGCGGCGGCGAGCGCATGAAGGTGGCGCTGGCGGCCGAATTGTATGCGCTGGCGCCGCCGCAACTGCTGCTGCTCGATGAACCCGACAATCATCTGGACCTGGCCAGCCTGCAGGCGCTGGAGCAGATGCTGCTGCAATATCGGGGCGCGCTACTTGTGGTTTCGCACGACCAGGCATTTTTGCAGGCGATAAACCTTGACCCAGAGGGCTTGACATTGCAAAAGTGA
- a CDS encoding DUF1993 domain-containing protein gives MSVSMYQATIPVFIRGLRVVSALLEKAQAHVEEDGIVPEILLGAQLAPDMLDLTAQVQRASDTSKMSVERLSGVPAPKFEDNEASFEQLQERIANTIAYIDSVNAGQMAGSAQKEVVLNWTDEGTTFSGDDYLLSFALPNFYFHVSMVHAILRNNGVAVGKLDYLGPYD, from the coding sequence ATGTCCGTGTCCATGTATCAGGCAACCATTCCCGTCTTCATCCGCGGCTTGCGGGTCGTCTCGGCCCTGCTGGAAAAAGCGCAGGCCCATGTGGAGGAAGACGGCATCGTGCCCGAGATTTTACTGGGCGCGCAACTGGCGCCCGACATGCTGGACTTGACGGCGCAGGTGCAGCGCGCCAGCGATACGTCGAAGATGTCGGTCGAGCGCCTGAGCGGCGTGCCGGCACCGAAGTTCGAGGATAACGAAGCGTCGTTCGAGCAGTTACAGGAGCGCATCGCCAACACCATCGCCTACATCGACAGCGTCAACGCCGGCCAGATGGCGGGCAGCGCGCAGAAGGAAGTCGTGCTGAACTGGACGGACGAGGGGACAACATTCTCGGGCGACGATTACCTGCTCAGCTTTGCCTTGCCGAACTTCTATTTCCACGTCTCCATGGTCCACGCCATCCTGAGAAACAATGGCGTGGCCGTGGGCAAGCTCGACTATCTGGGACCGTACGATTAA
- a CDS encoding succinylglutamate desuccinylase, with the protein MTQEVTQVVTPVVQALAQADFSGVVRLFSDAGFTVALPAPGMLQVVKPGENRASVAVSVGVHGDETGPIEVLAHLLDALSRDASALAVDLLVCVGNVDAIRAGKRFIDADLNRMFRPVRGSLAQAAESARADEMIAATTAFFAAAGPVRWHLDLHTAIRPSVYPTFAIVPDLVADDAKAQLIAWLGQAAIGAIIMNPQSAGTYSYYSAEHCGAAASTVELGRVGTLGQNDLSLFDDVSRALDGLLRGLPAQPVKAAPHVFKVAQEIIKHSDEFRMAFDRSTQNFTSLPQHAVIASDGDHVYTVQHAEELVVFPNPDVRVGLRAGLMVVRVA; encoded by the coding sequence ATGACGCAAGAAGTAACCCAGGTAGTAACACCGGTAGTGCAGGCGCTGGCGCAGGCCGATTTCAGCGGCGTGGTCCGGTTGTTTTCGGACGCCGGTTTCACGGTGGCCTTGCCGGCGCCCGGCATGCTGCAAGTGGTCAAACCGGGAGAGAACCGCGCCAGCGTGGCTGTCTCGGTGGGCGTGCATGGCGACGAAACGGGGCCGATCGAAGTGCTGGCGCATCTGCTCGACGCCTTGTCGCGCGATGCGTCCGCACTGGCCGTCGACCTGCTCGTTTGCGTGGGCAATGTCGATGCGATCCGGGCCGGCAAGCGTTTCATCGACGCTGACCTGAATCGCATGTTCCGCCCCGTGCGGGGCAGCCTGGCGCAAGCGGCGGAAAGCGCGCGCGCCGATGAAATGATCGCTGCGACAACAGCGTTCTTTGCAGCGGCCGGTCCCGTGCGCTGGCACCTGGATTTGCACACGGCCATCCGGCCGTCCGTGTACCCTACGTTTGCCATCGTGCCGGACCTGGTGGCCGACGACGCCAAGGCGCAGCTGATAGCCTGGCTGGGCCAGGCGGCCATCGGCGCCATCATCATGAACCCGCAGTCGGCCGGCACGTATAGTTATTATTCGGCCGAGCATTGCGGTGCGGCCGCCAGCACGGTGGAACTGGGCCGCGTGGGCACCCTGGGGCAGAACGATTTGTCCCTGTTCGACGACGTGTCGCGGGCGCTGGACGGCTTGCTGCGCGGCCTGCCTGCGCAGCCGGTCAAGGCAGCGCCGCACGTGTTCAAGGTGGCGCAGGAAATCATCAAGCACAGCGATGAATTCCGCATGGCGTTTGATCGCAGCACGCAGAATTTTACGTCGCTGCCGCAACACGCCGTGATCGCCAGCGATGGCGACCACGTCTACACGGTGCAGCACGCGGAAGAGCTGGTGGTGTTTCCCAACCCGGATGTGCGGGTGGGCTTGCGCGCCGGTTTGATGGTGGTGCGCGTGGCTTGA